ATGCGTAGTAGTCATATACTTTTTTCGCGTAATAGTTTGCGTCGACACCTGCGCGTTGGTAGTCATCTGTAAAGTTTGTGTCTCTGTCTGTAATTAAGTCTGCAGAACCTGTAGCAGGATTAAACGTATACGTAGCCATTACTGCAGAACCTGTCACATCTTCTAATGAATAGCCACCATCAATAGAGTTGATATTAATACGTTTCGTGTCACCTAGAACACCACGACCAGTACCTGTTGCAGCTGCATGGGCAACTAAGTCTGTTTTTTCTACAACTTCTCCTGTTTGGGCATCAATTTTAAGATCCCAGTGCGATACATCGGGTTCCATTGTTACTAATTCTACGTGATAAATGTATTTGTTGTCTTCACCATCAATTTCGACATCATTGACTTTAACGACATCTTCATCTAAGTTTGATGCTTCAGATTGTTTCATATCTACCGCTTTGAAGGCAGTTGACAGGGCAGCATCTTTAGAAATAGATACGCTGTTTGTTGGATCGACTTTCTCTGCTTTAACTGCACCGTTAATAAGAACAACTTGTCCTTCTTTATCAACGTGGACTTTCACTTCTTGATCTTTCGCATGAACACCATCAACAACAGGTTGAAGCGTGTAGTGTGTGTAACCCAGGTCGTCAGTGAGTGCATCGACTACATCGTAATCCTTATAATTGTCTTTCACATCACTTGGCAATTCTTTCAAGGCTTTGTTTGCATCTGCTTTTGATTTGACTGTGGTTTTAAAGTTTTTCTCTAGTGGCTTTTCCGACGACGATTCAGCATATACATTTGGAGATAAAGATAATACTGATAAACATAAAGTACCGAATAAAACTTTTTTTGACAATTTAAACATTTAAACAACTCCTTAACTTTTGGTATGTTTAAATTTTAATAAATTGATAAATTGTAAAGTATATTTTTGCCTAAGTGTTATATTTTTATTCCTAAGTGTAAAATGACTTATTTTGAGGCGCGATTTTCGACAGTTAGGGTATGCCTTTTCGTTAGAATTTGCAATTAAAAAGAGTATCATTTAAAAATGCTGCTATAAATAAAAAAATCGTTTATGTAAAAGGTGTTAAAAAGAGTGAGTTTAAATTAGCGTTGAGACGTTGAACATAACAGGAGGAACAATAGGAATAGAGGTTAGGATATTGAAAATTCTGGGCCCGAGCCATTCATAGATTGAAGATCCATTAATGACTTTAAAACAGTCGGAAAATGAGGATGAATGGGATGGAAAAATTGATGCTATTATATTTCTTACTTTCATAAACTTGCCCTCAGTTTCGCTGTTTTTGATATAAGATTGCCCAGAAGGCTGAGACTCCTGAGGGATCAGCTGGTCCGGAAAATCCAATTCGGCATCGATCAAGTGTTCATTTCAATCAAGCCGAATTTAGTTGAAGGGCCAGCCCCTAGGAAAGGGAAGCCATGAAGGCAATCAAAACCTAAAATCATTGAGGGCAAGTTGAACAACATATCTTATCAATAGCATCAAAAATTTTTCCCCATCCTCTTCAAAATGAATGTTTCTTTCGAGGGGATAGCGGGAATTTCAACAGTAAACGATTGAAAAGGAGTTTTATCATGACTCAAAATAATCCGACAAACCGCTTTTACAATGAAGACTTTCCAAAACAATATCAACCTTATCCAGGCTTACAAAATCAAATGACGCCTGTACCTGATTGTGGAGAAGAAACGTATGTAGGTGCAAACAAATTAGTGGGCAAAAAAGCATTAGTGACAGGTGGCGACTCAGGTATTGGTAGAGCAGCAGCGATTGCTTATGCGAAAGAAGGCGCGGATGTTGCTATTGCTTATCATCCTGACGAACAAGCCGATGCGGATGAAGTGAAAGCCGTCATCGAAAAAGCAGGTCAAAAAGCTGTCTTGTTACCAGGTGACTTGCGAGATGCAACATATGCGAAACAAATGGTTAAAGATGCATATGAACAACTCAATGGTTTAGATATTCTCGTATTAAATGCGGGGATGCAACAATTCGAACATAAAATTGAAAACTTATCTGCCGAACAATTGACGGATACGTTCGAAGTGAATGTGTTCTCAACAATTTATTCAATCCAACAAGCGTTAGAATACTTCGAAACAGGTGCGAGCATTATTTTAACGTCATCGATTCAAGGTGTGAAACCAAGCGCACATTTAGTAGATTATGCGATGACCAAATCATGTAACATTTCATTAACGAAAAGTCTCGCGGCGCAACTAGGACCTAAAGGCA
Above is a genomic segment from Staphylococcus delphini containing:
- a CDS encoding M4 family metallopeptidase: MFKLSKKVLFGTLCLSVLSLSPNVYAESSSEKPLEKNFKTTVKSKADANKALKELPSDVKDNYKDYDVVDALTDDLGYTHYTLQPVVDGVHAKDQEVKVHVDKEGQVVLINGAVKAEKVDPTNSVSISKDAALSTAFKAVDMKQSEASNLDEDVVKVNDVEIDGEDNKYIYHVELVTMEPDVSHWDLKIDAQTGEVVEKTDLVAHAAATGTGRGVLGDTKRININSIDGGYSLEDVTGSAVMATYTFNPATGSADLITDRDTNFTDDYQRAGVDANYYAKKVYDYYASKFDRRSYDNRDSDIMSIVHVNNFQGQDNRNNAAWIGDKMIYGDGDGTTFTALSGADDVVAHEITHGVTQETAGLVYRGQPGALNESMSDTFAYFMDPDDALIGEDVYTPGRPGDALRSMSNPEQFNQPGHMRDYVNTSSDHGGVHTNSGIPNKAAYLTVDKIGQQQAEQIYYRALTTYLTSTSNFADAKVSLVRSALDLYGEDVASQVEAAWEEVGV
- a CDS encoding SDR family oxidoreductase, with amino-acid sequence MMTQNNPTNRFYNEDFPKQYQPYPGLQNQMTPVPDCGEETYVGANKLVGKKALVTGGDSGIGRAAAIAYAKEGADVAIAYHPDEQADADEVKAVIEKAGQKAVLLPGDLRDATYAKQMVKDAYEQLNGLDILVLNAGMQQFEHKIENLSAEQLTDTFEVNVFSTIYSIQQALEYFETGASIILTSSIQGVKPSAHLVDYAMTKSCNISLTKSLAAQLGPKGIRVNAVAPGPIWTALQISGGQPQESIPEFGQNQPLQRAGQPVELADVYVLLASDNASYITGQVYGITGGAPIN